One Pirellulales bacterium genomic window, CGTGGTGCAAATCACGGGGGGCGGAGCCAAAGACATTAACCAGTCGGGCCAGGTCGCACTAAACCTTGCTGGCACCGGCTATGTTTGGACCAACGGCGTTCTTACGCCTCCCGGCGGCGTCTTCAACAACAATGTTTCGTTCGCGATCAACGACTCGGCCCACCTTGCCTGGACGCAGAATCTGAACGCCGTGTATTGGAACGGGACGACGACCATCCAGTTGCCCGACCTGGAGCAAGACGGCGCCTCGGCCCAGGACATCAATGATTCTGATCAGGTCATCGGATACTCTTACCGTCCTAGCATCCTGCAATATCGCGCGGTGCTTTGGAACGGAACAACCGCGACCGATCTCGGCGCGCTGACGCCCAATGGGGGGAGCTACGCGTACGGAATCAACAACGCCGGCACGATCGTCGGTCAATCGAATAACCTGCCCGTGCAATGGATCGGTGGCGCGATCGGCCAGCTTGGATTGCCTGCTGGAATGACCATCGGCGCGGCATACAGCGTCAACGAAGCGGGACAATCCGTCGGCTATTCGACACCCTCTTCGCCGTTCACCTTGACGGCCACTCTTTGGAATGGAACTCAGCCGGTGCTGCTCCCCAGCCTGGGCACGCGAACCGATACGGAAGCGTTCGGCATCAACAATTCGGGAGTGGTCGTGGGCATGGCCGAATTCGGATTTCAGAATTCACCCCGCGCGTTTATCTATAGCGGCGGCACCATGCAAGATCTCACGACGCTGGTCAATCAGCCCGGTTGGGTCTTGCAGCAGGCCAATGCCATCAATGACGCCGGCGACATCGTGGGTATCGGGACTTTGAACGGCCAGACGCACGCCTTTGTTTTGCGAACGGTACCTGAACCCTCGACCGGTTTGCTCGTGGCATTCGCGATGACGATCTGGCTTGCCCGTCGCCGAATCCGCAATCGATGATGAGGCGGTCCGCTGGCCCAGTACCGATCGGAAACGTGGTTGTCCGATCTTTGTATTAAACGTAATCGCTTGTCGAGACGTTCAGCGATTTTGCCACGTCGTTGATCTGTCCCCAGGTCATGTCATCGAGCTCAATGCCGCGAGCTGTGCGGGCGAAACGGGTGCGCTCTTCGGGCTCGCCGGGCATGAGGATTTCGCCGTCGGGCGTGACGGTGCGCGAGCTTTTTACGAAGTCGATGTATTGTTGCACTTCCTTCGCGAAGGCATCCTCGGATTGGAAGCGATGCGGATCGATCGTGATCGTGAACATGGCCTGTTCCAGCCGCGGTACGTTCGATCGCGAGCAGCCGCCGCCCGTGAGCGCGCCGGCCAGCATCTCGACCATGACGCCCAGGCCAAACCCTTTGTGACCGCCGACCGGTAGGATCGCCCCCGGCGGATCGGCGTAGAAAACCCGCGGGTCGTTCGTGGGCCGCCCCTGGGCGTCGATGATCGCATTGTCGGGCACGAGCTGCCCCTTGTTGAACGCGACGCGAATTTTCCCTTCGGCGATCGCGCAGGTCGACATATCGACCAAGAGCGGCTTTCCGCCGCGCACCGGTACGGCGATGGCGATCGGATTGGCCGACAGCCGGCGGTCGATACCACCCGTCGGAGCGACGAGGATGCCACCTCCCGAAGTGTTCACGAAGCAGAGCGAGACCAAACCCGCTTGGGCTGCCATTTCGGCCCAGGCGCCGACGCGACCCACGTGTCCCGAGTTGAACAGCGCGACGGCCGCGATCGCGTGTTCCTTGGCCAGCTTGATAGCGAGGTCCGTGGCGTGCCGGGCCATCACCTGGCCGTAGCCGAGTTGCCCGTCGAGCACGCCGATCGAGCCGGCGTTGATCACCGTACGAGGCAGCTGATTCGGAACCAGCTTCTTCTCGCGCACCCAGTTGATGTAGGGGGCGATGCGAATAACGCCGTGCGAATCATGCCCGACCAGGTTGGCCTCGACCAGATGCTCGCCGACGGCGGCGGCTTCGGCCGGACCGGATCCGGCGGCTTCGAAAATGGCGGCGGCGAGCCGCTCGAGAGGAGCTTTTTGGACGAGCATCGGGCAGATTCCTTCATCGGGGCCGGCATCGATTGACCGCGCAAAGCGCGACAAGTTCGCCAGTGTAGCGGTTGCCGGAGGCCGGGCCAACGACCGCGATGCGGTGGATTGCTCGCGTCGTGCGTAGACGCTCCAGGCGCGCTCCAAGGCGGCCACGTTCTCCAGTGCGTAGCACGATGCCAGTGCGCGGTCGTAGCCATCACGCAGAGCCGCCGCGGCAAAGTCGACGAACTTGCGACGATCGCCCCGCTCGATCAGGAATTGCAGCAACGACAGGCTTTGTCCGTAGAAGACTCCTAGCCGGTCGCGTTGCGGATAGTCGGCAAGCGTCAGCAGGTCCGCCAGGCGGAACTGCTCGCCGCGCGCGAGCGCACGATGAAAGACCTGCAAATGGGCTGCCTGCCGCGCGGCAGGATCAGCCGTCACGGCCATTCCCTCGTCGATCCAGCGAGGCAGCTCGCCCGTGGTAAGTCGCCCGTCGATGATCAGATGCACCAGCTCATGGGGCAAGTGGTCGAGCCATACGGAGCGGTCGGCACGCACATCAATGCGTCGTTGCACCTTCGCGCCATCGGCGTGAATCGTACATGCCGCAAACGTGCAGTCGGCCATGGCTCCGACGGCCGCGCGATAGCCAGTCAAATGCGGATGCAAGACGAGCGCACATTTTGGGTGCCAGCATTCGTCGTTCTTGGACCCGAACCATGTCCGCAAAATCTCTGTGCGCATCGTCTCGCAGCGCTCGGCAATCTGCGGACCGACGGCAGTCGCGCCGAACGAGTAGATACGAAAATTGGCGGTCTCGGTTGCATGCCAACGGGCGGGGCGCGATCGGCATGGCCCGGAATTACCGGCGCCAAACGCGGGCACGTAGCTGGCGCTGGCCATGATGAAAAGTGCCGTGCAGATCCGGCCGAGCCGGGCTCGCCGCG contains:
- a CDS encoding PEP-CTERM sorting domain-containing protein (PEP-CTERM proteins occur, often in large numbers, in the proteomes of bacteria that also encode an exosortase, a predicted intramembrane cysteine proteinase. The presence of a PEP-CTERM domain at a protein's C-terminus predicts cleavage within the sorting domain, followed by covalent anchoring to some some component of the (usually Gram-negative) cell surface. Many PEP-CTERM proteins exhibit an unusual sequence composition that includes large numbers of potential glycosylation sites. Expression of one such protein has been shown restore the ability of a bacterium to form floc, a type of biofilm.), whose protein sequence is MRRQHDVRFKAILQGSVVILFLLQLPARGDSPYTLTDLGVVQITGGGAKDINQSGQVALNLAGTGYVWTNGVLTPPGGVFNNNVSFAINDSAHLAWTQNLNAVYWNGTTTIQLPDLEQDGASAQDINDSDQVIGYSYRPSILQYRAVLWNGTTATDLGALTPNGGSYAYGINNAGTIVGQSNNLPVQWIGGAIGQLGLPAGMTIGAAYSVNEAGQSVGYSTPSSPFTLTATLWNGTQPVLLPSLGTRTDTEAFGINNSGVVVGMAEFGFQNSPRAFIYSGGTMQDLTTLVNQPGWVLQQANAINDAGDIVGIGTLNGQTHAFVLRTVPEPSTGLLVAFAMTIWLARRRIRNR
- a CDS encoding malate/lactate/ureidoglycolate dehydrogenase, producing the protein MASASYVPAFGAGNSGPCRSRPARWHATETANFRIYSFGATAVGPQIAERCETMRTEILRTWFGSKNDECWHPKCALVLHPHLTGYRAAVGAMADCTFAACTIHADGAKVQRRIDVRADRSVWLDHLPHELVHLIIDGRLTTGELPRWIDEGMAVTADPAARQAAHLQVFHRALARGEQFRLADLLTLADYPQRDRLGVFYGQSLSLLQFLIERGDRRKFVDFAAAALRDGYDRALASCYALENVAALERAWSVYARREQSTASRSLARPPATATLANLSRFARSIDAGPDEGICPMLVQKAPLERLAAAIFEAAGSGPAEAAAVGEHLVEANLVGHDSHGVIRIAPYINWVREKKLVPNQLPRTVINAGSIGVLDGQLGYGQVMARHATDLAIKLAKEHAIAAVALFNSGHVGRVGAWAEMAAQAGLVSLCFVNTSGGGILVAPTGGIDRRLSANPIAIAVPVRGGKPLLVDMSTCAIAEGKIRVAFNKGQLVPDNAIIDAQGRPTNDPRVFYADPPGAILPVGGHKGFGLGVMVEMLAGALTGGGCSRSNVPRLEQAMFTITIDPHRFQSEDAFAKEVQQYIDFVKSSRTVTPDGEILMPGEPEERTRFARTARGIELDDMTWGQINDVAKSLNVSTSDYV